In the genome of Sporocytophaga myxococcoides DSM 11118, the window TTCTCATAATAGGACTTCACAACCTGCTCTAGTTTCACAGACTCCACTGTGATGTCACTTATCGGCAATTCATCAATTACCTGATGAAGCCTTTTATGAATAGAGTTGTTAGTACCATTAAGCTCAATCTGAATACTATAATCACCAGTCTTTATATATGTAAAACTATCCAGACAGCACTCGTCAACTCTCTTTAATAGATCTACAGAAATTAATTTATAAGAAGCATGAACCTCCAGCAATTCATTCACAGAACCTTTAAAGAGAAATCTGCCTTTATCAATCAGACTAATTTTATTACATAAGCTTAAGATATCTGAAATATCGTGAGAAGTAAGAACTATAGTAGTGCCTAATTCTTTATTAATGTTTTTTATAGCTGACCTCACCTGATCTTTTGATATCAGGTCAAGGCCTATTGTAGGTTCATCGAGAAAAAGTACTTTAGGAGCATGAAGCAGAGAACAAATGACTTCACACTTCATACGTTCCCCTAGTGAGAGATTCCTTACAGGTTTTCTGATTATAGTTTCAGCATCAAATTCTTTTATTAAGTACTTCAAATTTTCATTGAAAAAATCAGTCTTAACAGAATACAGATTTTTATAAAGAATAAAGGTATCGATTGCAGGAAGTTCCCAGGTTAACTGAGTTTTATGCCCAAGCACAACTCCGATATTCTTCACATATTTTATCCTGTCTTTCCAGGGAATGCAATGATTGATCAGAGCCTCTCCTTCAGTCGGATATATCACTCCTGAAAGTATCTTCACCAAAGTAGATTTCCCTGAGCCGTTCCTTCCAATCAATGCATGAATATCACCTTGTGCAACCTCCCAATCTATCTGATCCAGCGCTTTTATATTTCTATACTCCCGGCTTATAAAGGATTTAATAGAACTAAATAAACTGGAGTTATCAGCATTACTAACCTTATATATTTTAGATAAATTTCTTACAGCGATCATACTATCCTCCCGAACTCGTATATCTTTTAACCTGATACTCCCAGAATAAAACTGAACATATAAAAAATAACAAGCTTGTTATAACTGAATAAAAACTAAGTTCATCTACATTACCCAGCAAAACCCTTGACGGAATATGTATCCATAGGGCTGATGGAAAAATTACCAGGAAAAATATCTTTCCAAAACCGTGGTATAAATCAACCGGAAAAGAACCAAAGAAGAAAACTTTATCCAGCACCTCCTGAAGCCTATCCATTTTTATCAATAGAACAGTTAAAGCACAATAAATAATAAGCAGGGAAACATAAAATATTATTCCGCAAAAAAAGAATACAATAAATAGGAGTAATGAATAACAGGACATCGGTAATCCAAGGCGGAAAGAAACAATCATGATACATGCAAGACCTGTCAATACTGTTGAGAAAGCGAATATATCAATCCCTCTTGTAAATATTGAAACCAGGGGATGATGAGGCCAGAGAAAGATTCTGTCAAATCCACCATGCAACACGTCCTTGCCAATATTATTCCTTACGCCTCCAAATAAAAATTCAATAATACCTGTCCAGAATAAAAGAACAGCCTGAAATAAAATAACCTCATCGACAGTCCAGCCTGGAAAGCCATTTATTCCCTTAAAGATAAAAAACTGGAACAATGGTAATGCCATATTATAGCATAATGATGTTATCAGAGTGATCATAAAATTCAATCTGAATTCCATGGCTCTCTGAAATTTATTTTTTATATCCAGCCCGAAAAGTTTAAGAACTACCATTGCCTATCCTCCTACAGACATATATGATTTCATTGTTCTGTTCAGAACGGTTCTTGCTATAATATAGAAAGCAAATATCCATATCATCTGTAGCATAGCACCTTCAGCAAATACTTTCCACAATCCTGAATTAACTCTCCCTAACAAAAATTGAACGGGAGTATAATACAGATAATGAAACGGAAGGACCAATATTATTTTTTTCAGTATTTCCGGAAAGAATTCTATGGGAAATGCAGCCCCTGCAAATATGTTTACAATGATAAATTTAATACTATTAAGGAATGTTATATTATTCAATCTAAAAGATAAAATCCCCATAGTAAAGCTCATCAGGAAGAACTGAAATAGTGCGAGAACAGATAATATCAGATATTGAAATAAACCTGAAATTGACATAAAATCCGGGAAGCATATAAAATAATAGATAAGGTAAACGGGAAAAAATTCAATAATAGCAGAAAGTATCTTTTGAGAAGCTAATTGAGAAAACTCCCATGCCATGAGTGAAAATGGCTTAAGCAGCTGGACTTCAAATCCACCATACAATACCTTTTCATTGATACTTTTGTCAATATTATTCCAGACCAGATAATAAAAGAAATGTATGGATCCGAAATACCATATCATTTGAGGCAATGTATATCCTAAGAGCGTTTGCTTGTGATTGTATTCATATATTCCTTTAAACATAAGCGTATGGAATACCATTATCAAAGGATGTAAAAAAAGAGATAACAGTAATGCACCCCTGTATTGTAATACCTGTCGCAAATGATGTGTGAATACATGATAAAAAGCGCTCATTGTTAATTTTTCAATTTTAGCTTCTTAATTGTCATTTTATACGCCCAGAATGATTTCAAAGTATAGAACTCTTTAAAATGCATCCACTCTCTGTTATCCTTACCCACCTTTTGAATCAGGCAAAGGTTATTTTCTTTTATCTTAATGTATTTATAATCCTTCCTGTTGTTTCTGATAAAACTCTCAACCATACAAGTGCTTCTCATCCAGGTGTCATGGAACAATATAAATCCTCCCGGATTCAGCAGAAGATCAGAATAATAGAAATCAATAAAAATTCCATCAAACCTATGATCACCATCAATAAAAACAAAATCAAAACGTCTGTCTTCTTTCAGTAATTGAGGAAGCACCATATGAGAAAAGTCTCTGTGTAATTCCAGATGTTGACTTAAGCCAATTCTTCCGATATTTTCAACTCCTATATTTTTAAAATCATCCTGAAAAGGATCTATTGCCACATGATGCCCTTGAGTTGCAGACATGATGTAGGCTCCAGACTTTCCATATGCAAAACCTATTTCAAGAGTGCTTTTTAAATTATTATCCTTAATAAGGTTATGCATGAACTCCCCATGATGATCTTCAACTGAAGTGATTTCATTCTCTTTAGGTATTTCAATGATATCTTTGATTTTAATCATAATTCAAAACAACTTGGGAAATATTATTTTAATTTCAGTAATGGTCAGACTAAAGATTTAAGCTCTTCCAGGGTCATTATTTACACGCCTTCATAGAAGGTCATAACTTAAAGAAACATTCATCATGGTGTTTAATAAAGGAAAGGAAACATTAACCTTCCTCTTCTTTTTATCAATAAACCTAATCTCTCCTTTTAAATTTGAAAGTGGACCGGATGCTATTACTATTGCCTCCCCCTCTTTATATGCCTTAGATATACCCACTTTACCTGTACGATCTGCCAAGGTTAATAAAAGGCGCATTTCATGGCCATTCACTTCAGCGGCCTCTCCTTCAAACCGAATGATACTGGCATAAATCTCTTTGAAGTTATCCTTTATCAAATGCAATACTTTCTCCGGCTGTTTGTGAACAAACAAATACCCCGGGAACAAGGGTTTTTCAATCACTAAATACTTTTTATCTTTATAATGCAGCAACTCACGCGAGAATGAGATGATAGGATAATCATTGCCTAATTTCCTTTTAACAAAACGGAGAAAATAATCTGTTTTATGATGGTCAACATGCAATACATACCAGTTTTTATATATTGCCTCACTAGAATACAATAGATCTAAATCTTCCATAAAAGAATAATCATAGAACGTGAATGAAGTGAATTATACAATTCAGAGCTCTGCTAAAGAACAAGTTAAAGTTCTGACTATTTTGTTCAGCAGATGTGGGCGGTAGGTAATGCTGTGACTAAGTAATACCACTCTTGGTGGAATAACAAATCAAAGATCATTAGTTTTTTTATCTATAAAAATATGAACTATTGAACGGCAGAAATCCGAATATTAACGGTAGTTAATTCTGTTTAAACGGTCTAACCGTTATATGAATACTATTAAAAATCATATGAATACAATAACTTATTCTGGAAATTATACAAAAAAAATCACTCATTCTTTAGCTTCACGAATTATTTATACCTCCTTTTATTAAATAATAACATCATTCTTTTGACTAAATGTTGGATTTTAACCATTAGTCATTTTTAATTCAAATCGGAAAATTATAGGAATACTACATCATAACTTTATTAAGCTAGTAAGATGTTGCTCAAGTGGACGCTTTGACAAACCATTCAAGCGTCCCTTTGAGTGTAAGAATCATCGGTCGTTAATCATAAACTTATTTTTCAAATCCTCTTAAGTTAGGCCATATCATGAAGAGAGGGACTTTAAGCTGTATGTTATTATTTATATCAGTTTAAATTTCTATATTCTTTTCATCAACGTTCCCCTAAACAGATTTATAAAAATGAAAAGCGTTAATTTTGAAATCCTCCTTTAAATATAGCTTATGGGCATCGGTTCTCATACTTCCACTGTCCAATTGAACAGAACTACAATTGTGTTTCTTTGCTATATCAGAGATATGTTTTAGCAATGTCGTTGCATACCCCTTTCCTCTGCAAGATTCCAAGGTTGAAAGGTCGTCGATATAAACCATTTTACCACTATAGAGCATTGTAATAAAACGATAGCCTGCAATGGACACAACTTTATTTTCTTCTGAAAGAAAAAGCAAAGTATACCCTTCCTTCCTCAAATCTTTAATCTGTTGAACAAATAAAGTTTGTTGAAGCATAGGTCTTAATAGAAACATAGCTTCCCAACAAGAAGCTATGTCTTCGCTTGTGACAGCAACTTTAATTTCTGCCATGAAATTATTCCGGAATTAGTAATGTAGCTCTTCCAATGCGGTTCCAGGCGTTAATACAGGCAATTGCCATAATGGAATGAGAAACTTTCTCTTGCCCAAGAATATTGATTGCGTTATTAAAGATTTCATCAGAGACTCCATTCTCTGAAATTAATGTTGCCTCATCAGTTAAAGCCAATATAGCTTTCTCTTCATCCGAAAAGTAAGGTGAATCTTTCCATGCATTCAAAGCAAGAAGTCTTTTCACTGTTTCTCCATCTGCCAATGCATCTTTACTATGAGACTGCACACAAAGTGCACAACCATTGATCAACGATGCTCTTACTTTAATAAGATGATACCAGACCTTAGGGAATCCCGTATCATAGATATATTTATCTAATTGAATAAGAGACTGATAAGCACCTGGGGTTACTTTGTTAATGTCAATTCTTTTCGTTTGCATAAATTAATTATTTAAAGTATTGACACAAAGGTAGGTCTGGTCTTGTGGGCAAAAAATGGACAAAACTTCAAAAATGGTGGACAAGGAAATATTCTAAGCTCTTAAGCTATATCACTTAAAGAATCAAAGGAAAAAACAATTTATAAAGATGCAATTTAGTTACTTAATAGCTTTCTCAAATGATCTTTAGCTCTTGTTGAAGTTTGCTTTTTAAAAAACCTTGAAAAATAATGCGAATCGTCAAATCCGAGCTTAAAGGCTATTTGTTTTACATTCAAGTCTTCATAATTTAACAATCTTTTGGCTTCCAATATAATAAGGTCATTGATAACCTGCTGTGTAGTTTCTCCGGTATTTTTTTTCGTCAGTTCGTTTAACTTTTGTTCTGTTATATTTAAAAGAGCTGCATATTCCTTAGCCGCAAGTCGTTTTTCAAAATTATCCCTTACAAGATTTAAAAAATTCAGGAAGAGCGCATCCGGCTTGTATAACGGACGTTGTTGCTGGATAATTTTATTTCTACTTACTTCAATGTGAAGTAAGGTTACGATCGAATGAAGGCTTGCTTCATATTCAAAATCTTTATTTAATAACTCCTTATTAATTAAACTGAAGCAGTGTTCTACATTTAGATAACTTTCTTCTGATGCGATATTAATAAGCTCATTTAACCCGAAATGGCAATACAAACCATTATGATAAATTAACTCTATAGCCTTATCACTTTTGCAGAAAAAGTCATACGTAAATTCAAGAATAAAACCATCGGAATTGCTCACTTCTATAAACTGATAAAATTGTTTAGGAGTGATTGTCAGAAATTGTCTTTCCTCAATTACATACTTTTCATCGTCTATATCAATGGTAATTTTGCCTGATTTACAGTAAATCAATACAAATTTATATTGCCTTTCAGGCACTGCCATCAATATACTTGGATTTATAATTTTTAAATCTACAGCCATAGTTTTATTTACCAACTCCCTGCTTTAATAAAGAGGGGCATTCTTCAGTCTCCGAAAATTTCTTATGAAAAAGAATCCTTTTTGTAAGAGGATAACCATTTAATATCTTGAGCAAATTATTAAAATATTATTTGATTATAAATTCATTATTGGAATTAAATATTTCTTCAAGGACATTTGATTTTATTCTATAAGAAAAAGATAAATTAGAAGGTCTAATTGTTATATTTATATTAAACAAATAATTTCATTTTAAGATGATACTTAAGTGGATCGACGTAATAAAATTTGTTAATCATGGTAATCCGGAACCAGATCAACGGGTAAATAAATCAGAACAGGAATGGAAGCAAGTCCTCTCTGAAGAACAATTTTATATTACCAGAAAGAAAGGCACTGAGCGGGCACATAGTTCTGATATGTGTAATCTTTTTGAGCCGGGTAAATATGCCTGTGTATGTTGTCATACGCTTCTATTCGACAGCGGGGAAAAATTTCAAAGCAATACCGGATGGCCTTCATTCACACAACCTATCAAAGCAAATGCAATTGCATATCATAAGGATATTGCATTCGGAATGTACAGAGTAGAGGTTACCTGCAATACTTGTGGTGCGCACCTTGGGCATGTTTTTCAGGATGGTCCTCCTCCTTCCGGATTACGTTATTGCATCAATGCTGTCTCTTTGGAGAAAATAAAGTCAGAG includes:
- a CDS encoding helix-turn-helix domain-containing protein; the encoded protein is MAVDLKIINPSILMAVPERQYKFVLIYCKSGKITIDIDDEKYVIEERQFLTITPKQFYQFIEVSNSDGFILEFTYDFFCKSDKAIELIYHNGLYCHFGLNELINIASEESYLNVEHCFSLINKELLNKDFEYEASLHSIVTLLHIEVSRNKIIQQQRPLYKPDALFLNFLNLVRDNFEKRLAAKEYAALLNITEQKLNELTKKNTGETTQQVINDLIILEAKRLLNYEDLNVKQIAFKLGFDDSHYFSRFFKKQTSTRAKDHLRKLLSN
- a CDS encoding GNAT family N-acetyltransferase, with the protein product MAEIKVAVTSEDIASCWEAMFLLRPMLQQTLFVQQIKDLRKEGYTLLFLSEENKVVSIAGYRFITMLYSGKMVYIDDLSTLESCRGKGYATTLLKHISDIAKKHNCSSVQLDSGSMRTDAHKLYLKEDFKINAFHFYKSV
- a CDS encoding class I SAM-dependent methyltransferase — encoded protein: MIKIKDIIEIPKENEITSVEDHHGEFMHNLIKDNNLKSTLEIGFAYGKSGAYIMSATQGHHVAIDPFQDDFKNIGVENIGRIGLSQHLELHRDFSHMVLPQLLKEDRRFDFVFIDGDHRFDGIFIDFYYSDLLLNPGGFILFHDTWMRSTCMVESFIRNNRKDYKYIKIKENNLCLIQKVGKDNREWMHFKEFYTLKSFWAYKMTIKKLKLKN
- a CDS encoding transcription termination/antitermination NusG family protein, with translation MEDLDLLYSSEAIYKNWYVLHVDHHKTDYFLRFVKRKLGNDYPIISFSRELLHYKDKKYLVIEKPLFPGYLFVHKQPEKVLHLIKDNFKEIYASIIRFEGEAAEVNGHEMRLLLTLADRTGKVGISKAYKEGEAIVIASGPLSNLKGEIRFIDKKKRKVNVSFPLLNTMMNVSLSYDLL
- a CDS encoding ABC transporter permease — protein: MSAFYHVFTHHLRQVLQYRGALLLSLFLHPLIMVFHTLMFKGIYEYNHKQTLLGYTLPQMIWYFGSIHFFYYLVWNNIDKSINEKVLYGGFEVQLLKPFSLMAWEFSQLASQKILSAIIEFFPVYLIYYFICFPDFMSISGLFQYLILSVLALFQFFLMSFTMGILSFRLNNITFLNSIKFIIVNIFAGAAFPIEFFPEILKKIILVLPFHYLYYTPVQFLLGRVNSGLWKVFAEGAMLQMIWIFAFYIIARTVLNRTMKSYMSVGG
- a CDS encoding carboxymuconolactone decarboxylase family protein — protein: MQTKRIDINKVTPGAYQSLIQLDKYIYDTGFPKVWYHLIKVRASLINGCALCVQSHSKDALADGETVKRLLALNAWKDSPYFSDEEKAILALTDEATLISENGVSDEIFNNAINILGQEKVSHSIMAIACINAWNRIGRATLLIPE
- a CDS encoding ABC transporter permease → MVVLKLFGLDIKNKFQRAMEFRLNFMITLITSLCYNMALPLFQFFIFKGINGFPGWTVDEVILFQAVLLFWTGIIEFLFGGVRNNIGKDVLHGGFDRIFLWPHHPLVSIFTRGIDIFAFSTVLTGLACIMIVSFRLGLPMSCYSLLLFIVFFFCGIIFYVSLLIIYCALTVLLIKMDRLQEVLDKVFFFGSFPVDLYHGFGKIFFLVIFPSALWIHIPSRVLLGNVDELSFYSVITSLLFFICSVLFWEYQVKRYTSSGG
- a CDS encoding ABC transporter ATP-binding protein, translated to MIAVRNLSKIYKVSNADNSSLFSSIKSFISREYRNIKALDQIDWEVAQGDIHALIGRNGSGKSTLVKILSGVIYPTEGEALINHCIPWKDRIKYVKNIGVVLGHKTQLTWELPAIDTFILYKNLYSVKTDFFNENLKYLIKEFDAETIIRKPVRNLSLGERMKCEVICSLLHAPKVLFLDEPTIGLDLISKDQVRSAIKNINKELGTTIVLTSHDISDILSLCNKISLIDKGRFLFKGSVNELLEVHASYKLISVDLLKRVDECCLDSFTYIKTGDYSIQIELNGTNNSIHKRLHQVIDELPISDITVESVKLEQVVKSYYEKT